The Congregibacter litoralis KT71 genome contains a region encoding:
- a CDS encoding MlaA family lipoprotein yields the protein MSADPAVSVGATVRAFSSSDSARVESWWRHMATGFLLSIAVFLAPGLEANDDPLEAINRPLFVVNDVLDRWALRPLAKGYDYIMPAPAQRGVSNFYANLYDVTSTFNAVLQWRWDGAAQSGGRFLVNSTLGLAGLFDVATPMGIRSYRTDFGQTLALWGVPEGPYLMLPLFGPRTFRSGTGTLVDTFALSVPPYIDDRAVRNSIWGLELVHGRARLLGSDELISGDRYIFVRDAYLQQRAAFVNDGEIQDDFADFEDGWDQEF from the coding sequence GTGTCGGCTGATCCTGCGGTGTCCGTGGGTGCGACTGTGCGCGCGTTTTCGTCCTCTGATTCCGCGAGGGTGGAGTCCTGGTGGCGCCACATGGCCACGGGGTTCCTGCTGAGTATTGCTGTGTTTCTGGCCCCCGGGCTCGAGGCCAATGATGACCCTCTGGAAGCGATAAACCGCCCGCTCTTTGTCGTCAATGACGTGCTGGATCGCTGGGCGCTGCGCCCCCTTGCGAAGGGCTATGACTACATCATGCCTGCACCTGCGCAGCGTGGTGTCAGTAATTTCTATGCAAACCTTTACGATGTCACCAGTACCTTCAATGCCGTATTGCAGTGGCGTTGGGATGGCGCTGCGCAGAGTGGCGGACGTTTTCTGGTGAACTCCACCCTGGGACTGGCGGGACTATTTGACGTAGCTACGCCCATGGGTATCCGATCCTACCGCACGGATTTTGGCCAGACCCTGGCCCTTTGGGGGGTTCCCGAGGGGCCCTACCTGATGCTGCCGCTGTTTGGCCCGCGTACCTTCCGCAGCGGAACCGGTACGCTGGTAGACACCTTTGCACTGTCGGTTCCGCCCTACATTGATGATCGCGCCGTGCGCAACAGCATCTGGGGACTGGAGCTGGTCCATGGGCGGGCCAGGCTCTTGGGCTCCGACGAGCTGATTTCCGGTGATCGCTACATCTTTGTCCGCGATGCCTATCTTCAGCAGCGCGCCGCTTTTGTTAATGACGGCGAAATTCAGGACGATTTCGCGGATTTTGAGGATGGCTGGGACCAGGAGTTCTAA
- a CDS encoding response regulator, which translates to MAYSGKVLVIDDDLNRGSDLADLASSAGFTTSVANSLDAFGNSLGENSDWDVVLCDVQATPEAWAEEGASLRELNIQVPVMMFSSESRSASMMRALRLGANDFFATPLDDPDALLASMERCVRLRSMSRELQQSRQKLEAANRELKNTVRVLEKDQQAGRQVQMRMLPSSPMVVSDYMFSHTIIPSLYLSGDFTDYFTVDDHYVVFFMADVSGHGSSSAFTTVLLKNLFARKRSDYLRRNDNTILGPVAMLTLANRELLELDVGKYATMVVGVLDQVENTLHYSVAGHLPMPVLVSDAGAVYLEGGGNAVGMMRDAEYNEHSVELPDAFMLALFSDGILEILPPKNLVEKEAFFLDIFAQTADTPEELVSKLGLDSAETAPDDIAALFVSKRVSDES; encoded by the coding sequence ATGGCCTATAGCGGTAAGGTACTGGTCATTGACGACGATCTGAACCGGGGCAGTGATCTCGCTGACCTGGCCTCTTCTGCCGGCTTTACCACTTCCGTAGCAAATTCTCTGGACGCTTTTGGCAATTCCCTGGGTGAAAACAGCGATTGGGACGTTGTGCTGTGCGATGTACAGGCTACGCCGGAGGCCTGGGCAGAGGAGGGCGCCAGTCTTCGGGAGCTGAATATCCAGGTGCCCGTGATGATGTTTAGCAGCGAGTCCCGCTCCGCCAGCATGATGCGCGCCCTGCGCCTGGGCGCGAACGATTTTTTTGCTACGCCCCTGGACGACCCCGACGCGCTTTTAGCCTCCATGGAGCGCTGTGTGCGCCTGCGATCCATGAGTCGGGAGTTGCAGCAGTCCCGACAGAAGTTGGAGGCTGCCAACCGCGAGCTAAAAAACACCGTGCGCGTGCTTGAGAAGGACCAGCAGGCGGGCCGTCAGGTACAGATGCGCATGTTACCCAGCTCCCCCATGGTGGTGAGCGACTACATGTTCAGCCATACGATTATTCCTTCCCTGTATCTGAGTGGTGACTTCACGGATTATTTCACCGTTGACGATCACTACGTCGTGTTTTTTATGGCTGATGTATCGGGCCATGGCAGCTCATCGGCTTTCACCACGGTGCTCCTGAAAAATCTGTTCGCGCGGAAGCGCTCCGATTACCTGCGCCGCAACGACAATACGATTTTAGGTCCCGTGGCCATGCTTACCCTCGCTAACCGGGAACTCCTTGAGCTTGATGTCGGAAAGTACGCCACCATGGTGGTGGGCGTCCTGGACCAGGTCGAGAATACCCTGCACTACAGCGTGGCCGGCCATTTACCCATGCCCGTACTGGTGTCCGATGCAGGTGCGGTTTATCTTGAGGGTGGAGGAAACGCGGTGGGGATGATGCGCGACGCCGAGTACAACGAGCACAGCGTGGAGCTGCCCGACGCGTTCATGCTGGCGCTGTTTTCCGACGGCATTCTGGAAATTCTACCGCCCAAGAATCTGGTGGAGAAAGAAGCTTTTTTTCTCGATATTTTTGCGCAGACGGCGGACACGCCCGAGGAATTGGTGTCAAAGCTGGGACTGGACAGCGCAGAGACCGCCCCCGATGATATAGCAGCGCTTTTTGTGAGCAAGCGGGTAAGTGATGAGTCATGA
- a CDS encoding MaoC family dehydratase — protein sequence MTTENSFSYDELQEGQQCEIKRQLQGSDIDAFAAASGDHNPLHTDADFARAAGFEDRIAHGMLLASWISASLAHSLPGRGTVYLRQSLEFRQPALPGDAVLIRLTVAEKKRRGRVIIDCEICHEDGRCLLRGSAEVIAPS from the coding sequence ATGACGACGGAAAACAGCTTTAGCTACGATGAATTGCAGGAAGGCCAGCAGTGTGAGATCAAACGCCAACTGCAGGGCAGCGATATCGATGCCTTTGCGGCTGCCAGCGGCGACCACAACCCCCTGCACACCGACGCGGACTTTGCCCGCGCCGCGGGTTTTGAGGATCGCATCGCCCACGGCATGCTCCTGGCAAGCTGGATTTCCGCCAGTCTCGCTCACTCCCTGCCGGGACGGGGCACCGTGTACCTGCGCCAGAGTCTGGAATTCCGGCAGCCAGCGCTGCCGGGCGACGCCGTGCTTATCCGACTCACGGTGGCTGAGAAAAAACGGCGGGGGCGTGTAATTATCGATTGCGAGATATGCCATGAGGACGGTCGCTGCCTCCTGCGCGGTAGCGCCGAGGTGATTGCACCCAGCTAA
- a CDS encoding STAS domain-containing protein, whose amino-acid sequence MSDGQVLAARKDGAYVLRLVGDVRLTLCASIEDYVDSMLDDPEFCSVWVDLCDVEGIDSTTLGQLAKLAMSVHDRFDFRPAIYCCDAGINRLLSSMGLDRLFEMHAKTCCATGSGQSIPMVPGSEDEVRQKVLEAHRALMDVSSENRERFSELVATLERH is encoded by the coding sequence ATGAGTGACGGTCAGGTGCTGGCAGCACGGAAGGACGGCGCCTATGTGCTGCGTCTGGTGGGTGACGTTCGCCTGACGCTGTGTGCTTCCATCGAAGACTACGTTGACAGCATGCTGGATGATCCGGAGTTCTGCAGTGTCTGGGTGGATCTTTGTGATGTGGAGGGCATCGATAGCACGACCCTTGGTCAGCTGGCCAAGCTGGCGATGTCCGTCCATGATCGTTTTGACTTCCGCCCCGCGATCTATTGCTGTGATGCCGGCATTAATCGTCTCCTCAGCAGCATGGGGCTGGACCGGCTGTTTGAAATGCATGCAAAGACCTGCTGTGCGACGGGCAGTGGTCAGAGTATTCCCATGGTCCCGGGGAGCGAGGACGAGGTGCGTCAAAAGGTGCTTGAAGCCCATCGGGCGCTTATGGATGTATCCTCGGAAAACCGCGAGCGTTTCAGTGAGCTGGTAGCGACCCTGGAGCGCCACTGA
- a CDS encoding TerB family tellurite resistance protein, whose amino-acid sequence MIDALKKLFLEGPEENTRTPDEVRRIATAALLIEVARADFAQDAEEEAAMAQLLVSTLALDKQTVDALMSEANEAVDQATSLYEFTRLVNDHYGYEEKCQLINAMWRVAYADKSLSKYEEHLIRRASELIYVNHEDFIRGKIAAKEAVA is encoded by the coding sequence GTGATTGATGCACTGAAAAAACTGTTTCTGGAAGGTCCCGAAGAGAACACCAGGACGCCCGACGAGGTGCGACGCATCGCCACTGCGGCGCTACTCATCGAAGTTGCCCGCGCCGACTTTGCCCAGGACGCCGAAGAAGAGGCTGCCATGGCGCAGCTCCTGGTGAGCACTCTTGCCCTCGACAAACAAACCGTGGACGCGCTGATGAGCGAGGCAAACGAGGCCGTGGATCAAGCGACGTCCCTGTATGAATTCACCCGACTGGTGAACGATCACTACGGTTACGAGGAAAAGTGCCAACTCATTAACGCCATGTGGCGCGTCGCCTATGCGGACAAGTCACTGAGCAAGTACGAAGAGCATTTAATCCGTCGCGCGTCGGAGCTTATCTACGTCAATCATGAAGACTTCATTCGGGGAAAAATCGCTGCCAAAGAAGCGGTCGCCTAG
- the hrpA gene encoding ATP-dependent RNA helicase HrpA, translated as MPDTETSTVSQTSQVLREVPPLTYPPELPVAEHRREIADALRDHQVVIVAGETGSGKTTQLPKICLELGRGRVERIGHTQPRRLAARTVAQRIAEEVGLPLGDLVGYQVRFQEQLGERTAVKLMTDGILLSEMQRDRDLRQYDTLIIDEAHERSLNIDFILGYLKRLLPRRPDLKVLVTSATIDVARFSEHFNDAPVIEVSGRSYPVTTHYLPRDSSDAEDLLRQVASVVKEVQAGRHGEPGDMLVFLSGERDIRDVARQLRGAPGLDVLPLYARLSQGEQARVFGRGSARGLRVVLSTNVAETSVTVPGIRFVIDPGEARISRYSYRTRVQRLPIEPISRASADQRRGRCGRVGPGVCLRLYTEEDYLNRPEFTDPEIKRSNLAAVVLQMLQLGLGNIARFPFLEPPDSRLIRDGYRLLDELGAVNSKEQLTRLGRRMAAFPIDPALSRMVLAAQEFSVLPEMLVIASALSIQDPRERPADRQSQADQAHARFADPRSDFMSLVNLWRYYEEQRQELSENKLRKLCKKEYLSWLRMREWRDVHRQISIACRSQGLKPALALSEETDYAGVHRALLTGLLGNIAQQDERREYLAARNRRLQLFPGSVVYRKPPKWLVAGEIVETQRVYARSAAAIEPQWLMQVNPALLKHQYYEPRWQREQGRVVAWRRTTLFGLTISDRVAVHYAKIDAPLCREILIREGLIAGRWSKPPAFLKHNLRLQREVEDLESRARRRDLLVDEETLFRFYDEYLPETATNTTSLLAWLKDHEDRSRLLKLRRDQLLTRDPGALTDAFPDALDWEGQRYRLSYQFAPGKEADGVSITVPLGLLNRLPRFRLQWLVPGILREKCVALVKGLPKPLRKQMVPVPDWVDRALAHMEPTDEPLTEALGAALKAVGGPRIVAEDWPLSEIDDYYRINLRVVDEKGKLLAQGRDVDALISEFQEATRRQLSTTEGNSPARSGLLAWDFPELAREYAFRQAGVDILAYPALKDGGDSADIALFDYPGEALLAHRRGLARLLILSLKPAFRDIRKRFLKDNEAALLFAALDVSREALLDEVLPTLALNASGLRSEDCRDKQSFDDARAQLSRNVITVANELEVQLKNTLVAMGEALQVLHRHAGQYREAKADMTSQRRYLLSGAGLFGKDSDTLRHYPRYAKAMVVRAERLAANYRKDQEHQATLAALEAPMAALLAEVPGAAQLSPSLYDYQTMLQELRVSLFAQHLGTSRPVSVKRLNAQWTRVDVWCRKTLGRLPEEE; from the coding sequence ATGCCTGATACGGAGACGTCGACAGTGTCGCAGACATCGCAGGTGCTTCGTGAGGTGCCGCCGCTGACGTATCCGCCGGAACTCCCCGTGGCGGAGCATCGCCGGGAAATAGCGGACGCCCTGCGGGATCATCAGGTGGTGATTGTTGCGGGAGAGACCGGCTCGGGAAAAACCACTCAGCTTCCAAAGATTTGTCTGGAGTTGGGCCGCGGTCGCGTTGAGCGCATCGGTCATACCCAACCACGCCGTCTTGCCGCCCGCACCGTTGCCCAGCGCATTGCCGAAGAGGTGGGGCTGCCCCTCGGTGACCTCGTGGGCTATCAGGTGCGCTTTCAGGAGCAGCTGGGGGAACGTACCGCGGTGAAGCTGATGACCGACGGGATTCTCCTGAGCGAGATGCAGCGGGATCGCGATCTACGCCAATACGACACGCTGATTATCGATGAGGCCCATGAAAGGAGCCTCAATATTGATTTCATTCTGGGGTATCTTAAACGCCTCCTGCCGCGGCGTCCCGACCTGAAAGTGCTGGTCACGAGCGCCACCATCGATGTGGCGCGTTTCTCCGAGCATTTTAATGACGCGCCGGTGATCGAAGTGTCCGGGCGCAGCTATCCGGTGACGACGCACTATCTTCCCCGGGACAGCAGCGACGCCGAAGACCTTCTGCGCCAGGTTGCCTCCGTGGTAAAGGAGGTGCAGGCGGGGCGTCATGGCGAGCCCGGCGATATGCTCGTGTTTCTGTCGGGGGAGCGTGATATTCGCGACGTGGCGCGGCAGCTTCGAGGTGCGCCGGGGCTGGACGTGCTGCCCCTTTATGCGCGGCTCAGCCAGGGGGAACAGGCGCGGGTGTTCGGGCGGGGTAGCGCCCGGGGTTTGCGGGTCGTGCTGTCCACCAATGTCGCAGAAACCTCGGTCACCGTGCCCGGGATTCGCTTTGTCATCGATCCCGGTGAGGCGAGGATCAGCCGCTATTCCTACCGCACCCGGGTGCAGCGTCTGCCCATTGAACCCATCTCCCGAGCCAGTGCAGATCAACGCCGGGGTCGCTGCGGCCGTGTGGGGCCGGGTGTCTGTCTGCGTCTCTATACGGAAGAGGACTATCTCAATCGACCGGAATTCACCGACCCGGAAATCAAGCGCAGTAACCTCGCCGCGGTCGTGCTTCAGATGCTCCAGCTGGGCCTTGGAAATATTGCCCGCTTTCCTTTTCTTGAGCCGCCGGACAGTCGTCTTATTCGGGATGGTTACAGGCTGCTTGATGAGTTAGGTGCGGTCAATTCCAAGGAACAGCTGACGCGCCTCGGGCGGCGCATGGCGGCGTTTCCTATTGATCCCGCGCTTTCGCGCATGGTGCTTGCCGCGCAGGAGTTCTCCGTGCTCCCGGAGATGTTGGTCATTGCCAGCGCGCTGTCCATTCAGGACCCACGGGAGCGTCCCGCGGACCGCCAGTCCCAGGCGGACCAGGCCCACGCCCGTTTTGCCGATCCCCGCTCGGATTTTATGAGCCTGGTAAATCTCTGGCGCTACTACGAAGAGCAGCGTCAGGAATTGAGTGAGAACAAGCTTCGAAAGCTTTGCAAGAAGGAGTATCTGTCCTGGCTGCGCATGCGGGAGTGGCGCGACGTGCATCGGCAAATCAGCATCGCCTGTCGGAGTCAGGGCCTCAAGCCCGCGCTGGCCTTGTCCGAGGAGACGGATTATGCGGGCGTGCATCGAGCATTGCTCACGGGGCTGTTGGGCAATATTGCGCAGCAGGACGAGCGCCGGGAATACCTGGCGGCCCGGAACCGGCGCTTGCAGCTGTTTCCCGGATCGGTGGTCTATCGCAAGCCCCCCAAATGGCTGGTGGCGGGGGAGATAGTCGAGACGCAGCGGGTCTATGCCCGCAGCGCCGCCGCTATCGAGCCCCAATGGCTTATGCAGGTGAATCCCGCGCTGCTCAAACACCAGTATTACGAACCCCGGTGGCAGCGGGAGCAGGGCAGGGTGGTGGCCTGGCGGCGTACGACGCTCTTTGGTCTGACCATCAGCGATCGGGTGGCCGTGCATTACGCCAAAATTGATGCGCCACTGTGCCGCGAGATACTGATTCGTGAGGGTCTTATTGCGGGACGCTGGTCAAAGCCCCCGGCGTTTCTCAAGCACAATCTGCGTTTGCAGCGGGAGGTCGAAGATCTTGAGTCCCGGGCGAGGCGCCGCGACCTTTTGGTAGATGAAGAAACCCTGTTCCGGTTTTACGACGAATACCTCCCGGAAACCGCCACCAACACCACATCCCTCCTGGCCTGGCTCAAAGACCACGAAGATCGCAGCAGGCTGCTTAAGCTTCGCCGGGACCAGCTTCTGACCCGGGATCCGGGCGCGCTGACGGATGCCTTTCCTGACGCTCTCGATTGGGAAGGGCAGCGTTATCGCCTGAGTTATCAGTTCGCGCCGGGAAAAGAAGCTGACGGCGTGTCCATAACCGTGCCCCTGGGTTTGCTCAACCGCCTGCCGAGATTTCGTCTCCAATGGCTGGTACCGGGGATTCTTCGAGAAAAATGTGTGGCTCTGGTAAAGGGTTTGCCCAAGCCCCTGCGAAAGCAGATGGTGCCCGTGCCCGACTGGGTTGATCGGGCTCTGGCGCACATGGAGCCTACGGACGAGCCCCTCACGGAAGCTCTGGGGGCGGCCCTGAAAGCGGTCGGGGGACCCCGGATCGTGGCGGAGGATTGGCCGCTTTCCGAGATTGACGACTACTACCGAATCAATCTTCGAGTGGTCGATGAAAAAGGCAAGCTGCTGGCACAGGGGCGCGATGTGGATGCCCTCATCAGTGAATTCCAGGAAGCCACCCGTCGGCAGCTCAGCACCACGGAGGGTAACTCTCCCGCGCGCTCGGGGCTGCTTGCCTGGGACTTTCCGGAGCTTGCCAGGGAGTACGCTTTTCGTCAGGCAGGCGTAGACATTCTGGCGTATCCGGCGCTCAAAGATGGGGGCGATAGCGCCGATATTGCTCTCTTCGATTATCCCGGCGAGGCGTTGTTGGCACATCGGCGGGGTTTGGCGCGGTTGCTGATTCTATCTTTGAAGCCGGCGTTTCGCGATATTCGTAAACGCTTTCTGAAGGACAACGAAGCGGCGCTCCTGTTTGCCGCCCTCGATGTGTCGCGGGAGGCTCTCCTTGACGAGGTGCTGCCCACCCTCGCGCTCAACGCTTCAGGATTGCGATCGGAGGACTGTCGGGATAAGCAAAGCTTTGACGACGCCAGGGCGCAACTTTCGCGAAATGTCATCACGGTTGCCAACGAACTGGAAGTGCAGCTGAAAAACACCCTGGTGGCCATGGGCGAAGCCCTGCAGGTGCTCCATCGCCATGCCGGCCAGTATCGCGAAGCCAAAGCGGACATGACCTCCCAGCGGCGATACCTTCTGAGCGGTGCCGGCTTGTTTGGGAAAGACAGCGACACCCTGCGTCATTATCCGCGCTATGCCAAGGCCATGGTGGTACGGGCTGAGCGCCTGGCCGCCAACTACCGCAAGGATCAGGAGCATCAGGCCACCCTCGCGGCATTGGAAGCCCCCATGGCGGCCTTGCTGGCGGAGGTGCCCGGCGCTGCCCAGCTTTCACCATCGCTGTATGACTATCAGACGATGCTTCAGGAGCTTCGGGTCTCCCTGTTTGCTCAGCATCTGGGCACCTCACGACCGGTGTCCGTAAAACGCCTGAACGCCCAATGGACACGGGTAGACGTCTGGTGCAGGAAAACCCTGGGGCGTCTGCCGGAAGAAGAGTAA